Genomic DNA from Peribacillus sp. FSL H8-0477:
GCTGCCGCTGAAGATTACTTGCTTCAACATAATCACGATCAATAATCGTCAGTTTACCGATACCAGCCCGAGTCAGTGCTTCTGCGTTGGCTGACCCGAGAGCTCCTGCACCGACTAGGATAACATGCTTCCCTCGAATCTTTTGCTGTCCAGAGTGTCCAATTGGCGTAAATAACGTCTGCCGTGAATAACGCTCGTCCACTTTTCTCAGCCCCCGCTTACTGGAGGGATGAACGCTACTATATCGCCGTCTGTCACTACTGTTTCCTCATCTGCAAATTCCTCATTGACTGCTGCCATGACAGCATCCAATCCCTCTAGCTTAAAGTCAGCAGCTAATTTTTCTTTCACACCAGCAATCGTCAAACCCGCCGCTTCAATCGCTACTTCTTCTTTTCCCAGAGCGTCTTTTAAATGAGCAAATAACAATACCTTAATCATCTGAATCCTCCTTTTCAGGCTTACCAGCTGGATACTCGACTGTCTCTAGTTGATTACCGATCCATTTTTCTCCATCTTCCCAATGTTCTTTTTTCCAGATTGGGACAATCTCTTTAATTCGTTCTATTGCGTATCGATTTGCCTCATAGGCATCATTCCGATGCGGTGTACTGACGGCTATTACAACCGCAATATCTGTTATTTCAAGTTTGCCCGTCCGATGGGTAATTGCCGTCGTCGCATCAGGCCAGCGTTCACTAATTTCCGCACCAATTTGCTCTAGTTTCTTAACAGCCATCGCTTCATAGGCGTCATAGATAAGAAATAACGTTTTTTTCCCTTTTGTCATTTCCCTGACTGTACCAATAAAGGTCGTCACTGCTCCAGCATTCCTTGAAACGACTTTGTCAATTACACTCTGAATATCAATAGGTTCCTTTGACAGTTCAAAATTCATAAGTTTACTC
This window encodes:
- the moaD gene encoding molybdopterin converting factor subunit 1, with the translated sequence MIKVLLFAHLKDALGKEEVAIEAAGLTIAGVKEKLAADFKLEGLDAVMAAVNEEFADEETVVTDGDIVAFIPPVSGG
- a CDS encoding molybdenum cofactor biosynthesis protein MoaE, giving the protein MNFELSKEPIDIQSVIDKVVSRNAGAVTTFIGTVREMTKGKKTLFLIYDAYEAMAVKKLEQIGAEISERWPDATTAITHRTGKLEITDIAVVIAVSTPHRNDAYEANRYAIERIKEIVPIWKKEHWEDGEKWIGNQLETVEYPAGKPEKEDSDD